In the genome of Streptomyces sp. NBC_00259, the window GAGCTCCATTCCCAGCTCTTCGCCGTCACCGAAATAGTTCTTGACGAGGGAGGCCAGGAACTGGACGGTTACGACCGTCTCAGTGAGCCCATGCCGCTTCAGCAAGCGCAGCACATGCTCCATGATCGGCCTATTGGCCACCGGCAGGAGTGGCTTGGGCATGCTCGAGGTCATGGGGCGAAGTCGCGTACCTTCGCCGCCAGCCATCACGACGGCCTTCATGTCGGAAGCGTCCTCCTTGAAGAGACGACGGTCCAGCCGACTTCACCCGTCCGGGCAGGTCCTTCTCCATGTCACGTCGGACCGGCGGACTCTGCACAGCTCTGTGCAAACGGCTCAATCGGCCACGGCATCAGCCTTGACGAGTCGGCGGACCTGAACCACGTAGAGGATCCCTGCCCACCAATACAGAGTTGTACCCCATCCTGCGAACGCCCATCCGAAGACTTCGGCAAGTGACGCAAGCCACGTGTTTCCGTCACTGAGCAGCAGGAGCGGGAACGCATACATCAAGTTGAAGGTAGCGGCCTTGCCCAGGAAGTTCACCTGGGGAGGCGGATAGCCGTGCCGGCGGAGGATTCCCACCATCACCAGGAGCATCAACTCCCGTGCCAAAAGGGCCAGGGTCAGCCAGAGTGGCAGGATCTCGCGCCAGGTCAGGCCCACCAGGGTGGAAAGGATGTAAAGCCGGTCGGCGGCAGGGTCGAGGATCCGTCCCAGGCTGCTGATCTGGTTCCAGCGGCGGGCCAGCTTCCCGTCCAGATAGTCGCTGACCCCGCTCAGCGCCAGCACCAGCAGTGCCCATCCGTCGGCCTTCGGGCCGCCGAACTCGGGCAGCAGGATCAGCCACAGGAACAGCGGTACGCCAAGTAGGCGAGCCATGCTGAGGATGTTGGGGATGGTGAGTACCCGGTCGGTCTGAACACGGGTCTCCTGGACCTCCACCCGGGGGCCTCCTGTGCCGAACGTACCAACGATGCCCCATGACCTTACCCTCAGGCGGATACGGGGTATACACAGGGGTCGTCGCCCATGGGCCCTGGAACGCAGAAAAGCCCCGGACCAGTACCTGGTCCGGGGCTTTCCCCACAATTTGTTCGGCGGTGTCCTACTCTCCCACAGGGTCCCCCCTGCAGTACCATCGGCGCTGAAAGGCTTAGCTTCCGGGTTCGGAATGTAACCGGGCGTTTCCCTAACGCTATGACCACCGAAACTCTATGAAGATGTGAACTGGCCGACCACGGGGTGGTCTCGGCGTGTTCGTTACTTCAGAACTAACACAGTGGACGCGAGCAACTGAGGACAAGCCCTCGGCCTATTAGTACCGGTCAACTCCACCCATTACTGGGCTTCCATATCCGGCCTATCAACCCAGTCGTCTACTGGGAGCCTTACCCTCTCTAGGAGGTGGGAGTCCTCATCTCGAAGCAGGCTTCCCGCTTAGATGCTTTCAGCGGTTATCCCTCCCGAACGTAGCCAACCAGCCATGCCCTTGGCAGGACAACTGGCACACCAGAGGTTCGTCCGTCCCGGTCCTCTCGTACTAGGGACAGCCCTTCTCAAGACTCCTACGCGCACAGCGGATAGGGACCGAACTGTCTCACGACGTTCTAAACCCAGCTCGCGTACCGCTTTAATGGGCGAACAGCCCAACCCTTGGGACCGACTCCAGCCCCAGGATGCGACGAGCCGACATCGAGGTGCCAAACCATCCCGTCGATATGGACTCTTGGGGAAGATCAGCCTGTTATCCCCGGGGTACCTTTTATCCGTTGAGCGACGGCGCTTCCACAAGCCACCGCCGGATCACTAGTCCCGACTTTCGTCCCTGCTCGACCCGTCGGTCTCACAGTCAAGCTCCCTTGTGCACTTACACTCAACACCTGATTACCAACCAGGCTGAGGGAACCTTTGGGCGCCTCCGTTACTCTTTAGGAGGCAACCGCCCCAGTTAAACTACCCATCAGACACTGTCCCTGATCCGGATCACGGACCCAGGTTAGACATCCAGCACGACCAGAGTGGTATTTCAACGACGACTCCACCCATACTGGCGTATGAGTTTCACAGTCTCCCACCTATCCTACACAAGCCGAACCGAACACCAATATCAAACTGTAGTAAAGGTCCCGGGGTCTTTCCGTCCTGCTGCGCGAAACGAGCATCTTTACTCGTAGTGCAATTTCACCGGGCCTATGGTTGAGACAGTCGAGAAGTCGTTACGCCATTCGTGCAGGTCGGAACTTACCCGACAAGGAATTTCGCTACCTTAGGATGGTTATAGTTACCACCGCCGTTTACTGGCGCTTAAGTTCTCAGCTTCGCCCCACCGAAATGGAGCTAACCGGTCCCCTTAACGTTCCAGCACCGGGCAGGCGTCAGTCCGTATACATCGCCTTACGGCTTCGCACGGACCTGTGTTTTTAGTAAACAGTCGCTTCTCGCTGGTCTCTGCGGCCACCCCCAGCTCAGAGTGCAAGACTCATCACCGGACATGGCCCCCCTTCTCCCGAAGTTACGGGGGCATTTTGCCGAGTTCCTTAACCATAGTTCACCCGAACGCCTCGGTATTCTCTACCTGACCACCTGAGTCGGTTTAGGGTACGGGCCGCCATGAAACTCGCTAGAGGCTTTTCTCGACAGCATAGGATCATCCACTTCACCACAATCGGCTCGGCATCAGGTCTCAGACTATGTGCACGACGGATTTGCCTACCGTGCGTCCTACACCCTTACCCCGGGACAACCACCGCCCGGGCTGGACTACCTTCCTGCGTCACCCCATCACTTACCTACTACAGATCTGGACCGGCGGCTCCACCACTCCCCCTCACTCCGAAGAGATCAGGGGCGGCTTCACGGCCTTAGCATCGTCTGATTCGATATTGGGCGTTTCAAAGCGGGTACCGGAATATCAACCGGTTGTCCATCGACTACGCCTGTCGGCCTCGCCTTAGGTCCCGACTTACCCTGGGCAGATCAGCTTGACCCAGGAACCCTTAGTCAATCGGCGCACACGTTTCCCACGTGTGTATCGCTACTCATGCCTGCATTCTCACTCGTGAACCGTCCACAACTCGCTTCCGCGGCTGCTTCACCCGGCACACGACGCTCCCCTACCCATCACAGCGGGCGTTGGCCCTCATGCTGCAATGACACGACTTCGGCGGTACGCTTGAGCCCCGCTACATTGTCGGCGCGGAATCACTTGACCAGTGAGCTATTACGCACTCTTTCAAGGGTGGCTGCTTCTAAGCCAACCTCCTGGTTGTCTCTGCGACTCCACATCCTTTCCCACTTAGCGTACGCTTAGGGGCCTTAGTCGATGCTCTGGGCTGTTTCCCTCTCGACCATGGAGCTTATCCCCCACAGTCTCACTGCCGCGCTCTCACTTACCGGCATTCGGAGTTTGGCTAAGGTCAGTAACCCGGTAGGGCCCATCGCCTATCCAGTGCTCTACCTCCGGCAAGAAACACACGACGCTGCACCTAAATGCATTTCGGGGAGAACCAGCTATCACGGAGTTTGATTGGCCTTTCACCCCTAACCACAGGTCATCCCCCAGGTTTTCAACCCTGGTGGGTTCGGTCCTCCACGAAGTCTTACCTCCGCTTCAACCTGCCCATGGCTAGATCACTCCGCTTCGGGTCTAGAGCGTGCAACTCAATCGCCCTGTTCGGACTCGCTTTCGCTACGGCTTCCCCACACGGGTTAACCTCGCTACACACCGCTAACTCGCAGGCTCATTCTTCAAAAGGCACGCAGTCACGACGCACCGAGCAAGCTCGATGCGCGACGCTCCCACGGCTTGTAGGCACACGGTTTCAGGTACTATTTCACTCCGCTCCCGCGGTACTTTTCACCATTCCCTCACGGTACTATCCGCTATCGGTCACCAGGGAATATTTAGGCTTAGCGGGTGGTCCCGCCAGATTCACACGGGATTTCTCGGGCCCCGTGCTACTTGGGAATAACTCAAACGAGCCGTTGATGTTTCAGCTACGGGGGTCTTACCCTCTACGCCGGACCTTTCGCATGTCCTTCGCCTACATCAACGGTTTCTGACTCGTCTCATCGCCGGCAGACGATGAAAGAGATATCCCACAACCCCGCATGCGCAACCCCTGCCGGGTCTCACACACATACGGTTTGGCCTCATCCGGTTTCGCTCGCCACTACTCCCGGAATCACGGTTGTTTTCTCTTCCTGAGGGTACTGAGATGTTTCACTTCCCCTCGTTCCCTCCACACTGCCTATGTGTTCAGCAGCGGGTGACAGCCCATGACGACTGCCGGGTTTCCCCATTCGGAAACCCCCGGATCAAAGCCTGGTTGACGGCTCCCCGGGGACTATCGTGGCCTCCCACGTCCTTCATCGGTTCCTGGTGCCAAGGCATCCACCGTGCGCCCTTAAAAACTTGGCCACAGATGCTCGCGTCCACTGTGCAGTTCTCAAGCAACGACCAGCCACCCACCACCCCGCCCTTCTAGGACGAGTTCACTGGGGCCGGCATCGCGAAGGGCGAGCTCACGCTCGCACCCTCAGACACCCAACAGCGCGCCCGGCACAACCAGTCGAGACTCTGCGTTCCACGCCGAAGCAGTACTAACAGTCCTCATCCTGATCGTGCCGAATAATCAACGTTCCACCCTTGAGCAAACCACCGTCGGACATTCGCCGACGTAGTGGCTCTGGACCCCCGGGCAAGCCCGGCGGCCTAGAAGCTCCTTAGAAAGGAGGTGATCCAGCCGCACCTTCCGGTACGGCTACCTTGTTACGACTTCGTCCCAATCGCCAGTCCCACCTTCGACAGCTCCCTCCCACAAGGGGTTGGGCCACCGGCTTCGGGTGTTACCGACTTTCGTGACGTGACGGGCGGTGTGTACAAGGCCCGGGAACGTATTCACCGCAGCAATGCTGATCTGCGATTACTAGCAACTCCGACTTCATGGGGTCGAGTTGCAGACCCCAATCCGAACTGAGACCGGCTTTTTGAGATTCGCTCCGCCTCGCGGCATCGCAGCTCTTTGTACCGGCCATTGTAGCACGTGTGCAGCCCAAGACATAAGGGGCATGATGACTTGACGTCGTCCCCACCTTCCTCCGAGTTGACCCCGGCGGTCTCCTGTGAGTCCCCATCACCCCGAAGGGCATGCTGGCAACACAGGACAAGGGTTGCGCTCGTTGCGGGACTTAACCCAACATCTCACGACACGAGCTGACGACAGCCATGCACCACCTGTACACCGACCACAAGGGGGCGACCATCTCTGGCCGTTTCCGGTGTATGTCAAGCCTTGGTAAGGTTCTTCGCGTTGCGTCGAATTAAGCCACATGCTCCGCTGCTTGTGCGGGCCCCCGTCAATTCCTTTGAGTTTTAGCCTTGCGGCCGTACTCCCCAGGCGGGGAACTTAATGCGTTAGCTGCGGCACCGACGACGTGGAATGTCGCCAACACCTAGTTCCCAACGTTTACGGCGTGGACTACCAGGGTATCTAATCCTGTTCGCTCCCCACGCTTTCGCTCCTCAGCGTCAGTAATGGCCCAGAGATCCGCCTTCGCCACCGGTGTTCCTCCTGATATCTGCGCATTTCACCGCTACACCAGGAATTCCGATCTCCCCTACCACACTCTAGCCTGCCCGTATCGAATGCAGACCCGGGGTTAAGCCCCGGGCTTTCACATCCGACGTGACAAGCCGCCTACGAGCTCTTTACGCCCAATAATTCCGGACAACGCTTGCGCCCTACGTATTACCGCGGCTGCTGGCACGTAGTTAGCCGGCGCTTCTTCTGCAGGTACCGTCACTTTCGCTTCTTCCCTGCTGAAAGAGGTTTACAACCCGAAGGCCGTCATCCCTCACGCGGCGTCGCTGCATCAGGCTTTCGCCCATTGTGCAATATTCCCCACTGCTGCCTCCCGTAGGAGTCTGGGCCGTGTCTCAGTCCCAGTGTGGCCGGTCGCCCTCTCAGGCCGGCTACCCGTCGTCGCCTTGGTGGGCCATCACCCCACCAACAAGCTGATAGGCCGCGGGCTCATCCTTCACCGCCGGAGCTTTCAACCCTCTCCCATGCGGAAGAGAGTGGTATCCGGTATTAGACCCCGTTTCCAGGGCTTGTCCCAGAGTGAAGGGCAGATTGCCCACGTGTTACTCACCCGTTCGCCACTAATCCACCCCGAAGGGCTTCATCGTTCGACTTGCATGTGTTAAGCACGCCGCCAGCGTTCGTCCTGAGCCAGGATCAAACTCTCCGTGAATGCTTCCCGGTAATCCGGGTGAACACCACGAGAGCGGTGCGACCAAGAGGAATGGTCCCGGTCGCACACAGCGTCCTCGCTGTGTCGCCTACCCGCCACATGGGCCGGTAGGACTTTTCAAAGGAACCTCATCTCCACGATGGGAGACGGGGTATCAACTAATCTGGCGTTGATTTTTGGCACGCTGTTGAGTTCTCAAGGAACGGACGCTTCCTTCGTACTCACCCGCAGAACATTCTCTGGGGCTTTCCTCCGGGCGCTTCCCTTCGTGTTTCCAGCTTAGCAGATCCGATTTCCGTTTCTGCCACCCGCTGGAGCGGGCTGCCGGGCCGTTCTACCGCTTTCGCGATTTCCCTTTCCGGGCTTCGGAACTCTATCAGCCTTTTTCCGTCCGTCTGACCAACCACGTCTGCGGGCATGCAGAGGTGTAGACCAGTTACGATGTCGGGGCTTGATAGGTGCTGCCGACCCATGACGCGTAGTCGCGTCGTGGCCAGGCAGGGGTACGACAGTACATGTCGCCGGTAGACGAGGCAAATCGTTTCCGGAGCCCTCCAGGTCCGCCCAACTGGTAGCTCTCGCACGGAACCTGGACTTCCTATGACATACGCTTCTGAACAGTACGCCGTCCAGGACAGGCAGTGACGGCGACAGTTGAATCTCCACCCCCTGGGAGGCCCCCCATGACAACCGTGACGTCGCCTGTGGCCGGCCGTGCCATCGGGCTTGCCGCTGTGCCCGATCCGGTGTTCTCCGGTGCGATGGTCGGCCCCGGTACCGCGATCGATCCCGTACGTGAACCGTCCGAGGCCGTGTCTCCCGTGGATGGCATCGTTGTCTCCCTGCACCCGCACGCTTTCGTCGTCGTCGACTCCGAGGGGCACGGAGTGCTGACCCACCTCGGCATCGACACGGTGCAGCTCAATGGGGAGGGCTTCGAGCTCCTCATCAACAAGGGCGACACCGTGACCCGTGGCCAGGCCGTCGTGCGCTGGAACCCCGTCGCCGTCGAGGCGGCCGGCAAGTCCCCAATCTGCCCCGTCGTGGCGCTCGAGGCCTCGGCCGACGCACTGGCCGGTGTCCGTGAGGACGGCGACGTGAAGTCCGGCGACGAGCTGTTCAGCTGGCAGTGACCGCTCCGTCGTAGAGACGGGTTCGCCGTCGTGGAGACGGGCCAGTGGTAGATCCATCGCGGCGGCTGGGACCGCCGCACAATCGGAGACGGGTGAAATGGAGACAACGCTGCGAGGCGTCGGCGTGAGCCACGGGGTGGCGATCGGCGAGGTTCGGCACATGGGCACGGCGGTTCTGGAACCGCCGGCCAAGCAGATCCCGGTGGAGGACGCCGAGCGCGAGCAGGGGCGCGCCAGGCACGCCGTCGACGCTGTGGCCGCCGATCTTGTCGCGCGCGGCAATCTGGCCGGCGGCGAGGCTCAGCACGTGCTCGAGGCGCAGGCCATGATGGCCCAGGACCCGGAGCTCATGGCGGATGTCGACCGGCGCATCGCCGTCGGCAGCACGGCCGAGCGCGCCGTGTACGACGCCTTCGCCGCGTACCGGGCTCTGCTGGCGGGTGCCGGTGAGTACCTGGCCGGGCGTGTGGCCGACCTCGACGACGTACGGAACCGGATCGTGGCGCGCCTGCTGGGTGTGCCGATGCCGGGTGTGCCGGACAGCGACGAGCCCTACGTACTGATCGCGCGGGACCTCGCTCCCGCGGACACGGCGCTGCTCGACCCGACGCTGGTGCTCGGCTTCGTCACCGAGGAGGGCGGGCCGACCAGCCACAGCGCAATTCTGGCGCGGGCCCTCGGGGTCCCGGCCGTCGTGGCGCTGCCGGGCGCCTGTGAGCTGGCCGAGGGCACGGTCGTCGCGGTGGACGGCAGTACGGGTGAGATCTTCGTGGAGCCGAGCGGCGAGCGGCGAGCGAAGCTGACCGAGGCGGCCGCGGCGCGGAAGGCCGCGCTCGCGGCGTCCACCGGTCCGGGTGCGACGTCCGACGGGCACAAGGTGCCCCTGCTGGCGAACGTCGGCGGTCCTGCGGACGTCCCGGCGGCGGTGGCCGCCGGGGCCGAGGGGGTCGGTCTGTTCCGCACCGAGTTCCTCTTCCTCGACGACAGCAAGCAGGCGCCGTCGGAGGCCAAGCAGGTCGAGGCCTACCGGAAGGTGCTGGAGGCGTTCCCCGAGGGCCGGGTGGTCGTGCGGGTGCTGGACGCGGGTGCGGACAAGCCGCTCGACTTCCTGACGCCCGCGGACGAGCCGAACCCGGCGCTGGGTGTGCGCGGGCTGCGCACTCTGCTCGACCATCCCGACGTTCTGCGGACGCAGCTGACCGCGCTGGCCAAGGCTGCCGAGGGACTGCCCGTCTACCTCGAGGTCATGGCGCCGATGGTTGCGGACCGCACGGA includes:
- a CDS encoding CDP-alcohol phosphatidyltransferase family protein; protein product: MEVQETRVQTDRVLTIPNILSMARLLGVPLFLWLILLPEFGGPKADGWALLVLALSGVSDYLDGKLARRWNQISSLGRILDPAADRLYILSTLVGLTWREILPLWLTLALLARELMLLVMVGILRRHGYPPPQVNFLGKAATFNLMYAFPLLLLSDGNTWLASLAEVFGWAFAGWGTTLYWWAGILYVVQVRRLVKADAVAD
- the ptsP gene encoding phosphoenolpyruvate--protein phosphotransferase gives rise to the protein METTLRGVGVSHGVAIGEVRHMGTAVLEPPAKQIPVEDAEREQGRARHAVDAVAADLVARGNLAGGEAQHVLEAQAMMAQDPELMADVDRRIAVGSTAERAVYDAFAAYRALLAGAGEYLAGRVADLDDVRNRIVARLLGVPMPGVPDSDEPYVLIARDLAPADTALLDPTLVLGFVTEEGGPTSHSAILARALGVPAVVALPGACELAEGTVVAVDGSTGEIFVEPSGERRAKLTEAAAARKAALAASTGPGATSDGHKVPLLANVGGPADVPAAVAAGAEGVGLFRTEFLFLDDSKQAPSEAKQVEAYRKVLEAFPEGRVVVRVLDAGADKPLDFLTPADEPNPALGVRGLRTLLDHPDVLRTQLTALAKAAEGLPVYLEVMAPMVADRTDAKAFADACRAAGLNAKFGAMVEIPSAALRARSVLQEVEFLSLGTNDLAQYTFAADRQVGAVSRLQDPWQPALLDLVALSADAAKAEGKSCGVCGEAASDPLLACVLTGLGVTSLSMGAASIPYVRATLAKYTLAQCERAAAAARAADTAEEARLAAQAVLSGE
- a CDS encoding PTS sugar transporter subunit IIA; this encodes MTTVTSPVAGRAIGLAAVPDPVFSGAMVGPGTAIDPVREPSEAVSPVDGIVVSLHPHAFVVVDSEGHGVLTHLGIDTVQLNGEGFELLINKGDTVTRGQAVVRWNPVAVEAAGKSPICPVVALEASADALAGVREDGDVKSGDELFSWQ